In one window of Gopherus evgoodei ecotype Sinaloan lineage chromosome 9, rGopEvg1_v1.p, whole genome shotgun sequence DNA:
- the SAG gene encoding S-arrestin yields the protein MSCAESHKVATPSSISLKNTSPPQSHVVYKKMSRDKAVTIYLGKRDFIDHIDGVEPVDGVLLVDPEIVKGKKVYVTLTCAFRYGQEDIDVMGLTFRKDLFFSRIQLYPPVEKWESLSQLQECLMKKLGNNAYPFVLTFPDYLPCSVSLQPAPHDVGKCCGVDFEVKAFCTENVEERIPKRNFVRLLIRKVQYAPEESGPQPQAETTWQFFMSSKPLHLRARLSKEVFYHGEPIPVTVTVTNNTEKTVKKIRVLVEQVANVVLYSSDYYTKVVAMEEMQEKVQPNSIITKTLILLPLLANNREKQGIALDGKLKDEDTNLASSTIIKDGIDKTVLGILVAYKVKVKLIVSGMLGDLTSSEVSTELPFRLMHPKPEEPNIRVPRMKTWYFEEFLVNSCKIGRR from the exons ATGAGTTGTGCTGAGTCTCATAAGGTGGCTACTCCTTCCTCAATTTCTCTGAAGAACACCAGTCCCCCTCAATCACATGTTGTCTACAAGAAGATGTCCCGTGATAAGGCT GTGACTATCTATCTGGGAAAACGAGACTTCATTGACCACATAGATGGCGTGGAACCTGTAG ATGGTGTCTTGTTAGTGGATCCCGAGATCGTCAAAGGGAAGAAGG TGTATGTGACTCTGACCTGTGCTTTCCGGTATGGCCAAGAAGACATTGATGTGATGGGTCTGACCTTCCGAAAGGATCTTTTTTTCTCTAGGATACAGTTGTACCCACCAGTGGAAAAATGGGAATCTCTCTCCCAATTGCAGGAATGTCTGATGAAGAAGCTGGGGAACAATGCTTACCCCTTTGTTTTAACA tttCCAGACTATCTGCCCTGTTCAGTCTCCCTGCAACCAGCCCCTCATGATGTTGGGAAG TGCTGCGGGGTGGACTTTGAGGTGAAAGCTTTCTGTACAGAGAACGTGGAAGAGCGAATTCCCAAAAG GAACTTTGTGCGCTTGTTGATCCGTAAAGTACAGTATGCCCCAGAAGAATCAGGACCCCAACCTCAAGCTGAGACCACCTGGCAGTTTTTCATGTCCAGCAAGCCACTGCACCTGAGAGCACGTCTGAGTAAAGAG GTGTTTTACCATGGTGAGCCCATTCCTGTCACTGTCACCGTGACCAACAATACAGAGAAAACTGTGAAGAAGATCAGAGTGCTGG tGGAGCAAGTTGCCAATGTGGTTTTGTACTCAAGTGACTATTACACGAAGGTTGTAGCAATGGAAGAGATGCA GGAGAAAGTGCAGCCAAATAGTATCATCACCAAGACATTGATACTTCTGCCCTTGCTGGCAAATAACCGTGAGAAACAGGGCATAGCACTCGATGGAAAGTTAAAGGATGAAGACACCAACTTGGCTTCCAGTACCAT TATTAAGGATGGGATAGACAAGACAGTGCTGGGGATTCTGGTTGCCTACAAGGTGAAGGTGAAGCTCATTGTCTCAGG CATGCTGGGAGATCTCACCTCCAG TGAAGTCAGCACAGAGCTGCCATTCCGTCTCATGCACCCCAAGCCTGAGGAACCGAACATAAGAG TGCCCAGGATGAAGACCTGGTATTTTGAAGAGTTTCTCGTCAACAGCTGCAAGATTGGACGAAGATGA